A single region of the Saprospiraceae bacterium genome encodes:
- the avd gene encoding diversity-generating retroelement protein Avd: protein MQKAYDLLKFTIPVLNKYPRNQKFTLADRIQDQLSGLLELYIEAYYSSAAKKRPLLFKANIELEKLRHYFRLSYELGLFHSNKYEAFALRLNEIGQMTGGWLKSLPQ, encoded by the coding sequence TCCCGTACTAAATAAATACCCGCGAAACCAAAAATTCACCTTAGCCGACCGCATCCAAGACCAACTCTCCGGGCTATTGGAATTATACATTGAAGCGTATTATTCGTCAGCAGCTAAAAAACGGCCATTACTTTTTAAAGCAAATATTGAATTGGAAAAGTTACGGCATTATTTTCGACTTTCTTATGAATTGGGACTTTTCCATTCCAATAAATACGAAGCATTTGCGCTTCGGCTCAATGAAATTGGCCAGATGACCGGAGGATGGCTTAAGTCTTTACCCCAATAA
- a CDS encoding formylglycine-generating enzyme family protein, translated as MTNEINNPLLISTWPEMLEVEGGTFKMGSTAYKSEQPIHEVTVPDFFMGKYPVTNAQYAVFLNDYQSDKVKGHEHEGEGMVYEHSWGIQQKGRQWQAAKGYEDHPVIYVTWYGAIEYCQWLSIQSGKAYRLPSESEWEYAASGGKHQSGFSYAGSNDLNEVGWYDQNSHDQTKPVGLKFPNELGLYDMSGNVWEWCADHWHDNYEGAPKDGSAWLTGGDSARRVVRGGSWDYYVYNCRVSYRFWIVADGWFSAIGFRVARY; from the coding sequence ATGACCAATGAAATAAACAACCCTCTTTTGATAAGTACCTGGCCGGAAATGCTGGAGGTAGAAGGCGGGACCTTCAAGATGGGGAGTACCGCATATAAATCGGAACAGCCAATCCATGAGGTTACTGTCCCGGACTTTTTTATGGGTAAATATCCGGTAACCAATGCCCAATATGCCGTTTTTTTAAATGATTATCAAAGCGATAAAGTTAAAGGACACGAGCATGAAGGTGAAGGAATGGTTTATGAGCATTCTTGGGGTATTCAGCAAAAAGGGAGGCAATGGCAGGCTGCTAAGGGTTATGAAGATCATCCGGTGATCTATGTGACCTGGTATGGTGCTATTGAATACTGTCAATGGTTGAGTATTCAGTCGGGAAAAGCATATCGGCTACCAAGTGAATCAGAATGGGAATACGCAGCTAGCGGAGGCAAACATCAAAGTGGATTTAGTTATGCCGGAAGTAATGACTTGAATGAAGTCGGGTGGTATGATCAAAATAGCCATGATCAAACCAAGCCAGTCGGATTAAAATTTCCTAACGAATTGGGACTATACGATATGAGTGGCAATGTATGGGAATGGTGTGCCGATCACTGGCATGATAATTACGAGGGAGCACCTAAGGATGGCAGCGCTTGGCTTACTGGCGGAGATTCGGCTCGCCGAGTGGTTCGTGGCGGTTCTTGGGACTATTACGTTTACAATTGCCGCGTTTCGTACCGCTTCTGGATCGTTGCCGATGGCTGGTTCAGCGCTATTGGCTTTCGAGTAGCCCGGTACTAA